A region from the Actinomycetota bacterium genome encodes:
- the nuoK gene encoding NADH-quinone oxidoreductase subunit NuoK — MPLMYPLVFAAFLFSAGVYGVLARRNAVMVLMSIELMLNAVNVNLVAFNAYLRDQLVSGQVFALFVIAVAAAEVGIGLAIVLLIFRNRETVNIDEVDLLRW, encoded by the coding sequence ATGCCGCTGATGTACCCGCTGGTGTTCGCCGCCTTCCTGTTCAGCGCCGGGGTGTACGGCGTGCTGGCCCGCCGCAACGCGGTGATGGTGCTGATGAGCATCGAGCTGATGCTGAACGCGGTCAACGTCAACCTGGTCGCGTTCAACGCCTACCTGCGCGACCAGCTCGTCTCCGGCCAGGTGTTCGCGCTGTTCGTGATCGCCGTGGCCGCCGCCGAGGTCGGCATCGGCCTGGCCATCGTGCTGCTGATCTTCCGCAACCGGGAGACGGTCAACATCGACGAGGTCGACCTGCTGCGCTGGTGA
- a CDS encoding NADH-quinone oxidoreductase subunit D: MATELEQGGVAFQAADGTGVGIIVRDKADRELHTQDMTLNVGPQHPATHGVLRVLVTLDGEMIEDAQPVIGYMHRSFEKLAEYRDYRQIIALVNRHDWVSSICNELGVALVVERQMELEVPERATWIRMLMAEWTRVLNHLMFVGSYPLELGAITPMFYAFREREEIQALMEWVTGGRLHLTYCRVGGLKQDLPRGAVQMSRDLVPRMRERLKEYEDLVLGNEIFAARTRGIGVLPADVACSYGVSGALLQAAGVPEDSRKTEPYLFYDQVEFDVPTGRNGDCYDRYATLIGRIRESLRIIEQVNERIPPGPVSVKLPKVVRAPQGHAYVRTEAPLGQLSYYMVSHGEKTPWRFKMRTPSFNNISSLPYLLKGTLLPDMIAVMGSMFFIVGDIDR, translated from the coding sequence GTGGCCACTGAGCTCGAGCAGGGTGGGGTGGCCTTCCAGGCCGCCGACGGCACCGGGGTCGGCATCATCGTGCGCGACAAGGCCGACCGGGAGCTGCACACCCAGGACATGACCCTGAACGTCGGCCCCCAGCACCCGGCCACCCACGGGGTGCTGCGGGTGCTGGTGACCCTCGACGGCGAGATGATCGAGGACGCCCAGCCGGTGATCGGCTACATGCACCGCTCGTTCGAGAAGCTGGCCGAGTACCGCGACTACCGGCAGATCATCGCCCTGGTCAACCGGCACGACTGGGTGTCGTCGATCTGCAACGAGCTGGGCGTGGCCCTGGTCGTGGAGCGGCAGATGGAGCTGGAGGTGCCCGAGCGGGCGACCTGGATCCGGATGCTGATGGCCGAGTGGACCCGGGTCCTCAACCACCTGATGTTCGTCGGCTCCTACCCGCTGGAGCTGGGCGCGATCACGCCGATGTTCTACGCCTTCCGGGAGCGGGAGGAGATCCAGGCCCTGATGGAGTGGGTCACCGGGGGCCGCCTGCACCTCACCTACTGCCGGGTCGGGGGTCTCAAGCAGGACCTGCCCCGCGGGGCCGTCCAGATGTCGCGCGACCTGGTCCCGCGGATGCGCGAGCGCCTCAAGGAGTACGAGGACCTGGTCCTGGGCAACGAGATCTTCGCCGCCCGGACCAGGGGCATCGGGGTCCTCCCGGCCGACGTGGCCTGCTCCTACGGGGTCAGCGGAGCCCTGCTCCAGGCGGCCGGGGTGCCCGAGGACTCCCGCAAGACCGAGCCCTACCTGTTCTACGACCAGGTCGAGTTCGACGTGCCCACCGGCCGCAACGGCGACTGCTACGACCGCTACGCCACCCTGATCGGCCGGATCCGCGAGTCGCTGCGGATCATCGAGCAGGTCAACGAGCGGATCCCGCCCGGGCCGGTCAGCGTCAAGCTGCCCAAGGTGGTCAGGGCGCCCCAGGGCCACGCCTACGTGCGCACCGAGGCGCCGCTGGGCCAGCTCTCCTACTACATGGTCTCCCACGGCGAGAAGACACCCTGGCGGTTCAAGATGCGCACGCCGTCGTTCAACAACATCTCCTCGCTGCCCTATCTGCTGAAGGGAACCCTGTTGCCCGACATGATCGCCGTGATGGGCTCGATGTTCTTCATCGTGGGGGACATCGACCGGTGA
- a CDS encoding NADH-quinone oxidoreductase subunit J — protein MNGQEVAFLILAVVGGLAGLLVVTSRNVVHAALYLVVALASVAGVYLLLAAPFVAFVQVIIYVGAIVVLILFGIMLTRAPVGRRVLDNTLRARVGAFVVGAAVFIMFTVFLAGAFGDKRIANQAATATEALGESLFRNYVLPFEAVSVLLLAALVGAIVLARRD, from the coding sequence GTGAACGGGCAGGAGGTCGCGTTCCTGATCCTGGCCGTGGTCGGCGGCCTGGCCGGGCTGCTGGTGGTGACCAGCCGCAACGTCGTCCACGCCGCCCTGTACCTGGTCGTCGCCCTGGCCAGCGTGGCCGGCGTGTACCTGCTCCTGGCCGCCCCGTTCGTGGCCTTCGTGCAGGTCATCATCTACGTGGGCGCGATCGTGGTCCTGATCCTGTTCGGCATCATGCTGACCAGGGCCCCCGTGGGCCGCCGGGTGCTCGACAACACCCTGCGGGCCCGGGTCGGCGCCTTCGTGGTCGGGGCCGCCGTGTTCATCATGTTCACGGTCTTCCTGGCCGGCGCCTTCGGCGACAAGCGCATCGCCAACCAGGCCGCCACCGCCACCGAGGCCCTCGGCGAATCGCTGTTCCGGAACTACGTGCTGCCCTTCGAGGCGGTCAGCGTCCTGCTGCTGGCCGCCCTGGTCGGCGCCATCGTCCTCGCCCGCCGCGACTGA
- the nuoL gene encoding NADH-quinone oxidoreductase subunit L, whose translation MEKLAWLVPALPLVAWAVLLLLGKRLPGGGAAIGILAVAIGWVISLAILFGVIGGADAYHVSYEWAPIGAGFDLPIGMTVDGLAAVMMVVVTTVSLFVQIYSISYMRGDERYTLFFANLSLFTAGMLIVVLADNLLLMLFGWEIMGVCSYFLIGHYWEDVANARAAVKAFLTTRVGDLGFMAGIFVFAWAARSFEIERIIEGVETGEISSATVTLGAALLFCGAIGKSGQFPLHTWLPDAMAGPTPVSALIHAATMVAAGVFLVARMYPVFEASGSVLNEIGILASITMLIAALLALVQDDIKRVLAYSTVSQLAYMMAALSVGGYSAGIFHLFTHAFFKALLFLAAGAIIHAVHSNNMSEMGGLARAMPVTFATFLVGALALTGIAPLAGFWSKDEILTDAWNAGFAGAGEAATSQGVAQIVFVTGMVTAFITALYVGRMLWLTFGAAYRGQGRPHEADAAMLFPLVVLAVGAALAGFVGLGDNSIATWIQTEALPAHGPATLNLGLIVTTTVVGLAGLALGTLLYRRGLPEHEYLERVPVVWKTLQRKYFLDDLYEQGVVRAVAGALAPATYWFDQRVVDGVVNGAGLGTRRLARGLRYVQSGQAQWYAAALFLGVIGLAVVVTQVIGG comes from the coding sequence GTGGAGAAGCTGGCCTGGCTCGTGCCCGCCCTGCCCCTGGTCGCCTGGGCGGTCCTCCTGCTGCTGGGCAAGCGCCTCCCCGGCGGCGGGGCGGCGATCGGCATCCTCGCCGTGGCCATCGGCTGGGTGATCAGCCTGGCCATCCTGTTCGGGGTGATCGGCGGGGCCGACGCCTACCACGTCAGCTACGAGTGGGCGCCCATCGGGGCCGGCTTCGACCTGCCCATCGGCATGACCGTCGACGGCCTGGCCGCGGTCATGATGGTGGTGGTCACCACCGTGTCGCTGTTCGTCCAGATCTACTCGATCTCCTACATGCGCGGCGACGAGCGCTACACCCTGTTCTTCGCCAACCTGTCGCTGTTCACCGCCGGCATGCTGATCGTCGTCCTGGCCGACAACCTGCTGCTGATGCTGTTCGGCTGGGAGATCATGGGCGTCTGCTCGTACTTCCTGATCGGGCACTACTGGGAGGACGTGGCCAACGCCCGGGCCGCGGTCAAGGCGTTCCTCACCACCAGGGTCGGCGACCTCGGCTTCATGGCCGGCATCTTCGTGTTCGCCTGGGCGGCCCGCAGCTTCGAGATCGAGCGGATCATCGAGGGCGTCGAGACGGGCGAGATCTCCAGCGCCACCGTCACCCTGGGCGCGGCCCTGCTGTTCTGCGGGGCCATCGGCAAGTCGGGCCAGTTCCCGCTCCACACCTGGCTGCCCGACGCCATGGCCGGCCCGACCCCGGTGTCGGCCCTGATCCACGCCGCCACCATGGTCGCGGCCGGGGTGTTCCTGGTCGCCCGCATGTACCCGGTGTTCGAGGCCTCCGGGTCGGTGCTGAACGAGATCGGCATCCTGGCCAGCATCACCATGCTGATCGCGGCCCTGCTGGCCCTGGTCCAGGACGACATCAAGCGGGTGCTGGCCTACTCGACCGTCTCCCAGCTGGCCTACATGATGGCCGCCCTCAGCGTCGGCGGGTACTCGGCCGGGATCTTCCACCTGTTCACCCACGCCTTCTTCAAGGCCCTGCTGTTCCTGGCCGCCGGCGCGATCATCCACGCCGTCCACTCCAACAACATGAGCGAGATGGGCGGCCTGGCCAGGGCGATGCCCGTCACCTTCGCGACCTTCCTGGTCGGGGCCCTGGCCCTCACCGGGATCGCGCCCCTGGCCGGGTTCTGGTCCAAGGACGAGATCCTCACCGACGCCTGGAACGCCGGCTTCGCCGGCGCCGGGGAGGCCGCGACCAGCCAGGGCGTGGCCCAGATCGTGTTCGTCACCGGCATGGTCACCGCCTTCATCACGGCCCTGTACGTGGGCCGGATGCTGTGGCTGACCTTCGGGGCCGCCTACCGCGGGCAGGGCCGCCCGCACGAGGCCGACGCGGCCATGCTGTTCCCGCTGGTCGTGCTCGCCGTCGGGGCCGCCCTGGCCGGGTTCGTGGGCCTTGGCGACAACTCGATCGCCACCTGGATCCAGACCGAGGCCCTGCCCGCCCACGGGCCGGCGACCCTCAACCTCGGCCTGATCGTGACCACCACCGTGGTCGGCCTGGCCGGTCTGGCCCTCGGGACCCTCCTGTACCGGCGCGGCCTGCCCGAGCACGAGTACCTGGAGCGGGTCCCGGTCGTGTGGAAGACCCTGCAGCGCAAGTACTTCCTCGACGACCTGTACGAGCAGGGCGTCGTCCGGGCGGTGGCCGGCGCCCTGGCCCCCGCCACCTACTGGTTCGACCAGCGGGTGGTCGACGGCGTGGTCAACGGGGCGGGGCTGGGGACGAGACGGCTCGCCCGTGGCCTCCGCTATGTACAGTCCGGGCAGGCCCAGTGGTACGCGGCCGCGCTGTTCCTCGGCGTGATCGGCCTGGCCGTGGTGGTGACCCAGGTGATCGGCGGCTAG
- a CDS encoding NADH-quinone oxidoreductase subunit C — MDADALRDHLVAELGDAVEPEVAYGTLTVTVAPDDWRRVAERARRDPELACNFFDFLCGVDEEEEGLGVVLHVYSTSHRHHLQVRAVVPRDGGHLPTVSDLWAGADWHERETAELFGVGFDGHPNLAKLLLPEEFEGHPLRKEFALLTREAKPWPGAKEPGE; from the coding sequence GTGGACGCCGACGCCCTGCGCGACCACCTGGTCGCGGAGCTGGGGGACGCCGTCGAGCCGGAGGTCGCCTACGGCACCCTGACGGTCACCGTGGCCCCCGACGACTGGCGGCGGGTGGCCGAGCGGGCCCGGCGGGACCCGGAGCTGGCCTGCAACTTCTTCGACTTCCTGTGCGGCGTGGACGAGGAGGAGGAAGGGCTCGGCGTCGTCCTCCACGTCTACTCGACCAGCCACCGCCACCACCTCCAGGTGCGGGCCGTGGTGCCGCGCGACGGCGGGCACCTGCCGACGGTCAGCGACCTGTGGGCCGGGGCCGACTGGCACGAGCGGGAGACGGCCGAGCTGTTCGGGGTCGGCTTCGACGGCCACCCCAACCTGGCCAAGCTGCTGCTGCCCGAGGAGTTCGAGGGCCACCCGCTGCGCAAGGAGTTCGCCCTGCTGACCAGGGAGGCCAAGCCCTGGCCGGGCGCCAAGGAACCGGGGGAGTAG
- a CDS encoding complex I subunit 1 family protein, protein MPVKVLAVLVIFLTFPLVVGYMEHKVMAHMQARLGPMEAGRFHGVLQLVADGIKFVQKESIIPQAADKWVFALAPAVALIPAILVFGFIPYGPDLVPIRSDVGLFVTLALSSVSVIGVLMAAWSSANKYSLMGGIRAAAQLIAYELPLVLAAAAVAMQAGSADLAVIVERQGWWGYIVGPLVVGFFVYGTAALAELTRPPFDMPVADSELVFGHLTEYTGLRFAFFLLTEYAGIVSQSAIAATLFLGGWKGPFLDGPWWLAAKVLALSFVVIWARSTYPRLREDQLQSFAWIRLVPVSLGLLLVVGFLKVYGVGV, encoded by the coding sequence ATGCCGGTCAAGGTGCTGGCCGTCCTGGTCATCTTCCTGACCTTCCCCCTGGTCGTCGGGTACATGGAGCACAAGGTCATGGCCCACATGCAGGCCCGGCTGGGGCCGATGGAGGCCGGCCGCTTCCACGGGGTGCTGCAGCTGGTGGCCGACGGGATCAAGTTCGTCCAGAAGGAGTCGATCATCCCGCAGGCGGCCGACAAGTGGGTGTTCGCCCTGGCCCCCGCGGTCGCCCTGATCCCGGCCATCCTGGTCTTCGGCTTCATCCCCTACGGCCCCGACCTGGTCCCGATCCGCTCCGACGTCGGCCTGTTCGTCACCCTGGCCCTGTCCAGCGTCAGCGTCATCGGGGTGCTGATGGCCGCCTGGTCCAGCGCCAACAAGTACTCGCTGATGGGCGGGATCCGGGCCGCCGCCCAGCTGATCGCCTACGAGCTGCCGCTGGTGCTGGCCGCGGCCGCCGTGGCCATGCAGGCCGGGTCGGCCGACCTGGCCGTGATCGTGGAGCGCCAGGGCTGGTGGGGCTACATCGTGGGCCCGCTGGTGGTCGGGTTCTTCGTCTACGGCACGGCGGCGCTGGCCGAGCTGACCCGGCCCCCGTTCGACATGCCGGTGGCCGACTCCGAGCTGGTCTTCGGCCACCTCACCGAGTACACCGGGCTGCGGTTCGCGTTCTTCCTGCTCACCGAGTACGCCGGGATCGTGTCCCAGTCGGCCATCGCGGCCACCCTGTTCCTCGGCGGCTGGAAGGGGCCGTTCCTGGACGGGCCGTGGTGGCTGGCGGCCAAGGTGCTGGCCCTGTCGTTCGTGGTCATCTGGGCCCGCTCCACCTACCCGCGGCTGCGCGAGGACCAGCTCCAGTCGTTCGCCTGGATCCGGCTGGTGCCGGTGTCGCTGGGCCTGCTCCTGGTGGTCGGGTTCCTCAAGGTCTACGGGGTGGGGGTCTGA
- a CDS encoding NADH-quinone oxidoreductase subunit B family protein → MGLVDSVELPQPIKFVFNWGRKYSLWVFNFGLACCAIEFIATSMARHDFIRLGVIPFAHGPRQADLLVVSGTLTDKMAPALQRLYQEMPEPKYVISFGSCSNCGGPYWDSYSVTKGVDQIIPVDVYVPGCPPRPEALLNGIMELQKRIGSESLRQRYTNGAKRPEPIVVGADA, encoded by the coding sequence GTGGGCCTAGTCGACTCGGTCGAGCTGCCGCAACCCATCAAGTTCGTCTTCAACTGGGGCCGCAAGTACTCGCTGTGGGTGTTCAACTTCGGCCTGGCCTGCTGCGCCATCGAGTTCATTGCCACCTCCATGGCCCGCCACGACTTCATCCGCCTCGGGGTGATCCCGTTCGCCCACGGGCCGCGCCAGGCCGACCTGCTGGTGGTGTCGGGCACCCTGACGGACAAGATGGCCCCGGCCCTGCAGCGGCTGTACCAGGAGATGCCCGAGCCCAAGTACGTGATCTCGTTCGGCTCCTGCTCCAACTGCGGCGGCCCCTACTGGGACTCCTACTCGGTCACCAAGGGGGTCGACCAGATCATCCCGGTCGACGTCTACGTGCCCGGCTGCCCGCCCCGGCCCGAGGCGCTGCTCAACGGGATCATGGAGCTGCAGAAGCGGATCGGGTCGGAGTCGCTGCGCCAGCGGTACACCAACGGCGCCAAGCGGCCGGAGCCGATCGTCGTGGGGGCTGACGCCTAG